Proteins from a genomic interval of Calorimonas adulescens:
- the tsf gene encoding translation elongation factor Ts — MTITPDMVKELRERTGSGIMDCKKALQDANGNIEEAIVLLRERGLAAASKKSGRTASEGIVESYIHGEGRIGVLIEVNCETDFVARNSEFRNFVHELAMQIAAANPQYVRREDIPESVIQREREIIRAQVMNEGKPANIADKIIEGRLEKYYKENCLMEQSYIRNPDITIEDFLKEKIAKLGENIIIRRFTRYEVGEGLDSEE, encoded by the coding sequence ATGACTATTACACCGGATATGGTAAAAGAACTTCGTGAAAGAACAGGTTCAGGGATAATGGATTGTAAAAAAGCATTGCAAGATGCGAATGGAAACATCGAGGAAGCAATAGTTTTACTGAGGGAGCGAGGACTAGCTGCAGCATCCAAAAAGTCAGGGCGGACTGCTTCTGAGGGTATTGTAGAATCTTACATACATGGTGAAGGAAGAATTGGTGTCTTAATTGAGGTGAATTGTGAAACAGATTTTGTTGCAAGGAATAGTGAATTTAGAAATTTTGTTCATGAACTTGCAATGCAGATTGCTGCTGCTAATCCACAATATGTAAGAAGAGAGGATATTCCAGAAAGCGTGATTCAAAGAGAAAGGGAAATCATTAGAGCTCAAGTTATGAATGAAGGTAAGCCTGCTAATATTGCTGATAAAATAATTGAAGGCCGGTTAGAAAAATATTATAAAGAGAATTGCCTTATGGAGCAAAGTTATATTAGAAATCCAGATATTACTATAGAGGATTTTCTTAAAGAGAAAATAGCCAAGCTGGGTGAAAATATTATAATAAGAAGATTTACCAGATATGAAGTTGGAGAAGGTCTTGACAGTGAGGAATAA
- the pyrH gene encoding UMP kinase codes for MDLIYNRIILKISGEALAGKKGFGIDFDVVNIICDQIKEVKEMGVEMGVVVGGGNIWRGRNGISMDRTTADHMGMLATVINALALQDALESRGVPTRVQTAIEMRQIAEPYIRRRAIRHLEKGRIVIFAAGTGNPFFSTDTTAALRAAEIDAEAILLAKRVDGIYDSDPLINRNAKRFDSLSYIDILNMNLSVMDSTATSLCMDNKIPIIVFDLTQPGVNNIKRILMGENIGTIVKE; via the coding sequence ATGGATTTGATATATAATAGAATCATATTAAAGATATCGGGAGAGGCACTTGCAGGAAAGAAAGGATTTGGAATAGATTTTGATGTGGTAAATATTATATGTGATCAAATCAAAGAAGTTAAAGAAATGGGGGTGGAAATGGGGGTAGTAGTAGGCGGTGGCAATATTTGGCGAGGCCGAAACGGTATAAGCATGGATAGAACTACAGCTGATCATATGGGTATGCTGGCGACTGTAATCAACGCATTGGCTTTACAAGATGCTTTGGAAAGTAGGGGCGTTCCAACGCGGGTGCAGACAGCGATAGAAATGAGGCAAATTGCAGAACCTTATATCAGACGGAGAGCTATACGTCACCTTGAAAAAGGGAGGATTGTGATTTTTGCTGCTGGGACTGGTAATCCATTTTTCTCCACTGACACTACTGCTGCATTAAGAGCTGCAGAAATTGATGCAGAGGCTATACTCCTTGCAAAGCGTGTGGATGGCATATATGATTCAGATCCACTTATTAATCGAAATGCTAAAAGATTTGACAGTTTATCCTATATTGATATTTTGAATATGAACTTAAGTGTTATGGATTCAACTGCAACATCATTATGCATGGATAATAAAATTCCAATTATTGTATTTGACTTAACACAACCAGGTGTGAATAATATAAAGCGAATTTTGATGGGAGAAAATATAGGTACTATAGTAAAGGAGTGA
- the rpsB gene encoding 30S ribosomal protein S2 — MSVISMKQLLEAGVHFGHQTRRWNPKMGEYIYTERNGIYIIDLQKTVKKIEEAYAFVRDVSANNGTVLFVGTKKQAQESIKEEAERCNMFYVNERWLGGMLTNFKTIRSRVSRLVELEKMEKEGHFQLLPKKEVTKLLKEKEKLQKYLGGIKEMDRLPSAIFVVDSRKEKIAVKEARSLGIPIVGIVDTNCDPDEIDYPIPGNDDAIRAVKLIASKIADAVLEGKQGVQMEVAE; from the coding sequence ATGTCAGTTATTTCAATGAAACAGTTGCTTGAAGCAGGCGTCCATTTTGGCCATCAAACGAGGAGATGGAACCCTAAAATGGGAGAATATATATATACCGAGCGTAACGGTATATATATAATTGATTTACAAAAGACCGTGAAAAAAATTGAAGAGGCGTATGCTTTTGTAAGAGATGTTTCAGCCAATAACGGTACAGTACTATTTGTGGGCACAAAAAAGCAAGCTCAAGAATCCATCAAAGAAGAGGCTGAAAGGTGTAATATGTTCTACGTTAATGAGCGTTGGTTGGGCGGGATGCTAACTAATTTTAAAACAATCAGGTCAAGAGTTTCCAGGTTGGTAGAACTTGAAAAGATGGAAAAAGAAGGGCATTTTCAGCTATTACCAAAAAAAGAAGTAACAAAACTTCTTAAAGAGAAAGAAAAATTGCAAAAATATCTTGGTGGCATAAAAGAAATGGATAGGTTACCAAGTGCTATCTTTGTTGTGGATTCCAGAAAAGAAAAAATAGCAGTAAAAGAGGCACGCAGTTTAGGAATACCTATAGTAGGTATCGTTGATACTAATTGTGATCCTGATGAAATAGATTATCCTATACCAGGTAATGATGATGCAATAAGAGCTGTCAAACTAATTGCATCAAAAATTGCCGATGCTGTACTTGAAGGAAAACAGGGTGTTCAAATGGAAGTGGCCGAATAA
- a CDS encoding sigma-70 family RNA polymerase sigma factor, giving the protein MAANVQKNVSNYNNEDLSNIIDEEFIISFIPLVKKIVNKLIVSGIPRNEYDDLVEQGIMGLINAYLNYNPDKSVKFETYASIRIRGEILDYLRSKDWMPRNLRKKIKDISKITDFTDISGEDIDALCNKLNISKEDYYKLQTQIVASNISSLDDILENNLTAVISVDDLPERETLIKDEKRIIKESIDNLNEREKLIITLYYYEELSLKEISHVLDVSESRVSQIHSRALAKLRQMLQNYYTI; this is encoded by the coding sequence GTGGCAGCAAATGTGCAAAAAAATGTTTCTAATTATAATAATGAGGACTTATCAAATATAATTGATGAAGAATTTATAATAAGTTTTATACCACTTGTAAAAAAGATCGTAAACAAGTTAATAGTATCTGGAATTCCTAGGAATGAGTATGACGATTTGGTAGAACAAGGTATTATGGGGTTAATAAATGCATATCTTAACTACAACCCAGATAAGAGTGTAAAATTTGAGACATATGCAAGTATCAGGATAAGAGGAGAGATATTAGATTATTTGCGGAGTAAAGATTGGATGCCACGTAATTTGAGAAAAAAAATTAAGGATATATCAAAAATAACGGATTTTACAGATATAAGTGGCGAGGATATAGATGCACTTTGTAATAAACTGAATATATCTAAAGAAGATTATTATAAACTACAGACTCAGATAGTGGCATCTAATATATCATCGTTGGACGATATATTAGAAAACAATTTAACTGCAGTAATTTCTGTAGACGACTTGCCTGAAAGAGAAACATTGATAAAAGACGAAAAAAGAATAATCAAAGAATCAATTGATAATTTAAATGAGAGAGAAAAATTAATAATCACTTTATACTATTATGAAGAATTGAGTTTGAAAGAAATATCACATGTTTTGGATGTTTCGGAGTCGAGAGTTTCTCAAATACATTCTAGAGCACTGGCCAAATTAAGGCAGATGTTACAAAACTATTATACAATCTAA
- a CDS encoding DUF342 domain-containing protein, protein MPENDNFNPLVNASIKFDINKMKAHLRLHINDSGRPLEASLVEELIKQSGIVYGLKENIIDEVIKHPLFDEDIEIAKGKEPINGEDGKIQYFIQHDSYIPKVLPNGHVNYQDLGAVYNVKKGEVLAVLIDPKPGVDGINVLGKEIKAKNGRKVNPPLGKNVVLIDNKIVADIDGQPVLVNGKINVYPVFEVKGDVDYSIGNIDFIGSVHIRGNANMGFTVKAKGDIIIDGIMDSSTLISDGNIIVKNGIQGEGKGFVRCTGDLTTKYIENSNIEVGGSIYCEAILYSKVTCKGGIYMKGKRGVIINSTVKVKNEIIANSIGSPMYTSTEIEIGVDPEKKTTLINIKNQIEHLTGELVKLNKIINYFRQTELNKIDDHRKLLYEKSLATKKNIEQQLIELNETFQKLSSEMEISERASIKINNILYPGVKVTIGDSTVYIHQEYRHVILREKDRQIVFLPI, encoded by the coding sequence ATGCCTGAAAATGATAATTTTAATCCGTTAGTTAATGCTTCTATAAAATTTGATATCAATAAAATGAAAGCTCATTTACGGCTTCATATCAATGATAGTGGCAGACCCTTAGAAGCCAGCCTGGTTGAAGAACTTATTAAACAATCAGGGATAGTTTATGGTTTAAAGGAAAACATTATTGATGAGGTGATAAAACATCCTCTATTTGATGAAGATATAGAGATAGCAAAAGGTAAGGAACCGATTAATGGAGAAGATGGCAAAATTCAGTATTTTATCCAACATGATTCTTATATACCAAAGGTCTTACCAAATGGTCATGTAAATTATCAAGATCTTGGTGCAGTCTATAATGTAAAAAAAGGTGAAGTGCTCGCCGTTTTAATTGATCCCAAGCCAGGAGTTGATGGCATAAATGTGTTGGGAAAAGAAATTAAAGCAAAAAATGGACGTAAGGTAAACCCTCCTTTAGGTAAAAATGTAGTTTTAATTGATAATAAAATAGTTGCTGATATCGATGGCCAACCAGTTTTAGTTAATGGTAAAATAAATGTATATCCTGTATTTGAAGTTAAAGGAGATGTCGATTATTCTATAGGTAATATAGATTTTATTGGTTCTGTCCACATCCGAGGAAATGCAAATATGGGATTTACTGTAAAAGCTAAGGGAGATATAATTATAGATGGCATTATGGATTCTTCTACTTTAATAAGTGATGGAAATATAATTGTAAAAAATGGTATACAGGGTGAAGGCAAAGGTTTTGTCAGGTGTACTGGTGATTTAACAACGAAATATATAGAAAATTCTAATATAGAGGTTGGTGGGTCAATATACTGCGAGGCTATACTTTACAGTAAAGTTACCTGTAAAGGTGGTATATATATGAAAGGTAAACGTGGAGTCATAATAAACAGTACGGTCAAAGTCAAAAATGAGATTATAGCCAATAGTATAGGCTCGCCTATGTACACATCAACAGAGATTGAAATAGGTGTTGACCCTGAAAAAAAGACTACATTGATAAACATAAAAAATCAAATTGAGCATTTAACTGGAGAACTAGTGAAACTTAATAAAATAATAAATTATTTTCGACAGACAGAACTTAATAAAATTGATGATCATAGAAAATTATTGTATGAAAAATCGTTGGCGACCAAAAAAAATATTGAGCAACAGCTTATTGAGCTAAATGAAACTTTTCAGAAATTGTCAAGCGAAATGGAGATATCCGAGAGGGCAAGCATTAAAATTAACAATATTTTGTATCCTGGTGTTAAGGTTACCATAGGAGATAGCACAGTGTACATACATCAGGAATATCGTCATGTAATTTTAAGAGAAAAAGACAGACAAATTGTTTTTTTGCCAATCTAA
- a CDS encoding chemotaxis protein CheA, giving the protein MDLNQYLEIFVEESKEHIEDLNTLLLEIEKNPTDRELIDNIFRAAHTLKGMAATMGFTKMGDLTHKMEDVLSEVRADKLKVSPDLIDVLLKCSDVLALLLNNIEISGSEGDADISSLFDTLEKYLSVYNTLKENREVLTESVNTEVFNEYDRDIMKKAFNGGFKCYHIEVFISKDCVLKSARAYVVFNILEKIGDIFKSIPSVEDIEDEKFENQFTVFLISKASKEDILEKINSIAEIEKCIVEEINQESINAIPNLQDNLNTVKEDVEDGNKSKKIVASRTIRVDTDRLDKLMNLVSELIIIKTRLLKIQTSIQDTELNTTIEYLDRITTNLNDAVMKVRMVPIERVFNRFPRMVRDLSKELNKEIELKLSGEDTEVDRTVIDEISEPLVHLIRNAIDHGIEAPEVRIKKGKPSKGTVYLRAFHDGNNVVIEVEDDGEGINFQNIKKKAIEKGLISSSDADNLTDNEMINYLFMPGFSTSEKVTDISGRGVGLDVVKNKIESLGGFVDVISNSGKGTIFSIKLPLTLAIIQALLVNLKNEIYAIPLNSIKEIVTIERNDIKFIQNKEVMIFRGEVVQLIRLGELLGVPEYSLPQKELTVVITKRGEKYSGILVDSLIGQQEIVIKSLGKYLSGIKSIAGATILGDGDVALIIDTNFLIN; this is encoded by the coding sequence ATGGATTTAAATCAATATTTAGAAATTTTTGTTGAGGAAAGCAAGGAACATATTGAGGATCTGAATACACTACTGTTAGAAATAGAGAAAAATCCTACAGATAGAGAATTAATAGATAATATCTTTAGGGCAGCCCATACCTTGAAAGGTATGGCAGCAACAATGGGGTTTACAAAAATGGGTGATTTGACTCATAAAATGGAGGACGTGCTTTCTGAGGTTAGAGCTGACAAATTAAAGGTTAGCCCCGATTTGATTGATGTGCTTCTGAAGTGTTCAGATGTACTAGCACTTCTTTTAAATAATATTGAAATCTCAGGTAGCGAGGGTGATGCTGACATCTCATCGTTATTTGACACCCTTGAAAAATATTTGAGTGTCTATAACACTCTGAAAGAAAACAGAGAAGTTTTGACTGAATCAGTTAATACTGAAGTTTTTAATGAATATGATAGAGACATAATGAAAAAGGCCTTTAATGGTGGTTTTAAGTGTTACCACATTGAAGTTTTTATTAGTAAAGATTGTGTGCTAAAATCAGCCAGAGCTTATGTTGTATTCAATATATTGGAAAAAATTGGTGATATATTTAAGTCTATTCCGTCGGTAGAGGATATTGAAGATGAAAAATTCGAAAACCAATTTACGGTTTTTTTAATCTCGAAAGCATCTAAAGAAGATATCTTAGAAAAAATAAATTCTATAGCCGAGATAGAAAAATGCATCGTGGAAGAAATAAATCAAGAAAGTATAAATGCTATTCCGAATTTACAGGATAATTTAAATACTGTAAAGGAAGATGTAGAAGATGGAAATAAGTCAAAAAAAATAGTTGCATCGCGTACAATTAGGGTTGATACAGATAGACTTGACAAACTCATGAATTTGGTTAGTGAATTGATAATAATAAAAACACGGCTTTTAAAGATACAAACATCCATTCAAGATACAGAGTTAAATACAACCATTGAGTATCTCGATAGAATAACCACAAATTTAAATGATGCTGTAATGAAAGTACGTATGGTACCGATAGAACGAGTCTTTAATAGATTTCCACGTATGGTGAGGGATTTGTCAAAAGAACTTAATAAGGAAATAGAGTTAAAGCTTTCAGGAGAGGATACTGAGGTTGATAGAACTGTAATTGATGAAATAAGTGAACCTTTGGTTCATTTGATTAGGAATGCTATTGATCATGGAATTGAAGCGCCAGAGGTAAGAATAAAAAAAGGTAAACCATCAAAAGGTACTGTGTATTTGAGGGCGTTTCATGACGGCAATAATGTAGTTATTGAAGTAGAAGATGATGGCGAGGGAATTAATTTCCAGAATATTAAGAAGAAGGCTATTGAAAAGGGGCTGATTTCCAGTAGTGATGCTGATAACCTAACAGATAACGAAATGATCAACTATCTTTTTATGCCTGGATTTTCAACATCAGAAAAGGTTACTGATATATCTGGCAGAGGTGTAGGACTTGATGTTGTAAAAAACAAGATAGAATCCTTAGGTGGGTTTGTTGATGTAATTTCTAATAGTGGGAAAGGTACAATTTTTAGCATAAAATTGCCTCTTACGTTGGCAATAATACAGGCACTTCTTGTTAATTTAAAAAATGAAATTTATGCAATACCATTAAATTCAATCAAAGAAATTGTCACTATTGAAAGAAATGATATAAAATTTATTCAAAACAAAGAGGTAATGATATTCCGCGGAGAGGTAGTGCAATTAATCAGGCTTGGAGAGCTTTTGGGTGTTCCTGAATATTCTCTTCCTCAAAAAGAATTAACTGTAGTTATTACAAAAAGAGGAGAAAAATACAGTGGCATATTGGTTGATTCTTTAATAGGTCAACAGGAAATAGTAATCAAATCCCTCGGAAAATACCTATCTGGCATAAAGAGCATAGCAGGGGCCACAATACTTGGAGATGGAGATGTGGCGCTTATAATTGATACAAACTTTTTAATCAATTAG
- a CDS encoding chemotaxis protein CheD → MESKLVRVGMADMKIAYPPDKLVTVGLGSCVGVIIYDMNHEFAGMVHIMLPKSKENMAGQNIYKFADTGIYALYNNLIKIGAQKNKLLSKIAGGAQMFTLKSNNDVLKIGRRNVDAVKCILNELNIPIISEDVGGNYGRTIEFDIEHGTLNVKTIGFGEKSI, encoded by the coding sequence ATGGAAAGTAAGCTTGTCAGGGTTGGGATGGCAGATATGAAGATTGCATATCCACCGGATAAATTAGTTACTGTAGGGCTGGGTTCATGCGTGGGTGTAATTATATACGATATGAATCATGAGTTTGCCGGAATGGTTCACATTATGCTTCCGAAGAGTAAAGAAAATATGGCTGGACAGAATATTTATAAATTTGCGGATACAGGAATCTATGCACTTTATAACAATTTGATTAAGATTGGTGCCCAAAAAAATAAATTACTTTCCAAGATTGCCGGGGGAGCGCAGATGTTTACATTGAAAAGCAATAACGATGTGCTAAAAATAGGCAGACGGAATGTTGATGCAGTTAAATGCATACTAAACGAACTTAATATACCGATTATATCTGAAGATGTGGGTGGTAATTATGGTCGTACTATTGAGTTTGACATAGAGCATGGAACTTTAAATGTGAAGACAATTGGTTTTGGAGAAAAATCAATATAA
- a CDS encoding chemotaxis protein CheC — MDIDKINEMVLDILKEVSNIGSGNAITSLAKIVGKRINMNVPQVRILELNEVTDILGSAETEVCGVYFDIIEGLDGNILFIFPMNSACYLVDMLMNRPYNGIYHLNEIELSALSEIGNILAGSYITALSTLINIKLLISPPAISIDMAGALLSVPAVSFGEVSDKVLFIQTSFIEGENNVDGYFFLIPQIDSLNKLLKAFGVEINGK; from the coding sequence ATGGATATAGATAAGATAAACGAGATGGTTCTTGATATTCTTAAAGAAGTGAGCAACATTGGATCTGGCAATGCCATAACATCTCTTGCCAAAATCGTAGGTAAAAGAATAAACATGAATGTGCCACAGGTAAGAATTTTAGAGTTAAATGAGGTTACTGACATACTTGGTTCTGCAGAAACAGAGGTGTGTGGCGTATACTTTGACATTATAGAAGGATTAGATGGCAACATTCTTTTTATATTTCCTATGAATTCCGCCTGCTATCTTGTAGATATGTTGATGAATAGACCTTATAATGGTATCTATCATTTAAATGAAATAGAACTTTCTGCTCTCTCGGAAATTGGTAATATTCTTGCCGGATCATACATAACAGCCCTGTCTACGCTGATTAACATTAAGCTCCTTATTTCACCCCCGGCTATATCAATAGATATGGCTGGTGCTCTCCTGAGTGTGCCAGCAGTATCCTTTGGAGAGGTCAGTGATAAAGTACTTTTTATTCAAACGAGTTTCATAGAAGGCGAAAACAATGTCGATGGATATTTCTTTTTGATCCCGCAAATAGATTCATTGAATAAATTACTAAAAGCATTTGGAGTTGAAATTAATGGAAAGTAA
- a CDS encoding isoprenyl transferase codes for MSEHNSLPYHLAIIMDGNGRWALNHNYDRTHGHKRGIETLKNTITECKKLGIKILSVYAFSTENWKRPKEEVDFLMTLLVYYLKNEIDEINKKNIKIRFIGRINELPSYVIDEIIRAENLTSSNNDFILNVAVNYGGRAEIIDAVNSIIASGISEIDENNFKNFLYFKDIPYPDLIIRTGGEKRISNFLLWEMAYSELYFTDVLWPDFSKEDLYKAIYDYAQRERRYGGI; via the coding sequence ATGAGCGAGCATAATAGTTTACCATACCATTTAGCTATAATCATGGATGGAAATGGCAGATGGGCTTTAAATCACAATTATGATAGAACCCATGGACATAAAAGAGGCATTGAAACCCTTAAAAACACAATTACGGAATGTAAGAAACTCGGTATTAAAATATTATCGGTATATGCCTTTTCAACAGAAAACTGGAAACGTCCAAAGGAAGAAGTAGATTTTTTGATGACTCTACTGGTTTATTATTTAAAAAATGAGATTGATGAAATAAATAAAAAAAATATAAAAATAAGATTTATTGGCAGAATTAATGAATTGCCATCGTATGTTATAGATGAAATAATTAGAGCTGAAAATTTAACATCGTCTAATAACGATTTTATTTTAAATGTTGCAGTAAACTATGGTGGTAGGGCAGAAATAATAGATGCTGTAAACAGTATAATCGCTTCAGGCATTAGTGAAATCGATGAAAATAATTTTAAAAATTTTTTATACTTCAAAGACATTCCTTATCCTGATCTGATTATTAGAACAGGAGGAGAAAAAAGAATAAGTAATTTTTTGTTGTGGGAAATGGCATATTCTGAACTTTATTTTACAGATGTTTTATGGCCTGATTTTTCTAAGGAAGACCTCTATAAAGCCATATATGACTATGCACAAAGAGAAAGAAGATATGGGGGTATTTAA
- the frr gene encoding ribosome recycling factor: protein MKAVVSNLKNELLTIRAGKASAGVLERIKVEYYGTKLPVNQVANVSVPEPKVLLIQPWDVSITSEIEKAIRNSDLGINPVNDGKNVRLVFPDLTEERRKELVKTVKKIGEEKKVAIRNIRRDYIDEIKKLEKSGEISEDDKYDLEEQIQKLTDNYIDEINNLISLKEKDIMEI, encoded by the coding sequence ATGAAAGCAGTGGTTAGCAACTTAAAAAACGAATTATTGACGATCAGAGCTGGTAAAGCAAGCGCAGGGGTATTGGAACGTATAAAAGTAGAATATTATGGCACCAAGCTTCCTGTTAATCAGGTGGCAAATGTATCAGTACCGGAACCAAAAGTTTTATTAATACAACCATGGGATGTGTCTATCACATCAGAAATAGAAAAGGCGATCAGAAATTCTGATCTTGGCATTAATCCTGTCAATGATGGTAAAAATGTTCGATTGGTTTTTCCTGATTTAACCGAAGAACGTCGAAAAGAATTAGTAAAAACAGTAAAAAAAATAGGAGAAGAAAAAAAGGTTGCTATAAGAAATATACGGCGTGACTATATAGATGAAATCAAAAAATTAGAAAAATCCGGAGAAATTTCAGAGGATGATAAGTATGACCTTGAAGAGCAAATACAAAAATTAACTGATAATTATATTGATGAGATTAACAATCTAATTAGCTTAAAGGAAAAGGATATAATGGAAATATAA
- a CDS encoding phosphatidate cytidylyltransferase, with amino-acid sequence MKIRVISALLGLPFSIFIIFLGGNIFNFFVLFITILAMHEFFNALKAGNHTPYALTGYIAIVILFLFVTYAPSFLFFYFVCLILFYLIYLVFHYSARFEDVALSLFGILYIGTLFSSLILLRQSEYGLLMTFYLLILSWGTDTFAFLIGRFFGKHKLVPKISPNKTVEGAIGGLICSSLLSLLYVIYAINYINIPMPNMPVVFAISCFGSLFSQLGDLSASLIKRKCGIKDFGNIIPGHGGILDRFDSLIFASAYLYLLLFLNNRFMFI; translated from the coding sequence ATGAAAATAAGGGTTATTAGTGCATTATTAGGTCTTCCTTTTTCGATTTTTATAATATTTCTGGGTGGTAATATATTTAATTTTTTCGTGCTTTTTATAACTATTTTAGCTATGCATGAGTTTTTTAATGCTTTAAAAGCCGGAAACCATACACCCTATGCCCTTACAGGTTATATAGCTATTGTTATTTTATTTTTGTTTGTAACATATGCTCCATCTTTCTTATTTTTTTATTTTGTGTGTTTAATTCTATTTTATTTAATATATCTTGTATTTCATTATTCGGCCAGATTTGAAGATGTAGCCCTGAGTTTGTTTGGCATATTATATATTGGCACACTTTTTAGCTCATTAATTTTATTGAGGCAGAGTGAATATGGGCTTTTAATGACATTTTATTTGTTAATACTATCTTGGGGCACAGATACCTTTGCTTTTTTAATTGGTAGATTTTTCGGTAAGCATAAATTGGTTCCTAAGATAAGCCCAAACAAAACCGTTGAAGGTGCAATTGGTGGTCTAATCTGCTCATCGTTATTATCTTTATTATATGTCATATATGCTATTAACTATATCAATATACCAATGCCTAACATGCCTGTTGTGTTTGCTATAAGTTGTTTTGGCAGTTTATTTTCACAACTTGGAGATTTGTCTGCATCGTTGATCAAAAGGAAATGTGGCATTAAGGATTTTGGTAACATTATACCTGGACATGGAGGCATCCTTGATAGGTTTGATAGTTTGATTTTTGCTTCAGCATATCTTTATTTGTTGTTATTTTTGAATAACAGATTTATGTTTATTTGA
- a CDS encoding chemotaxis protein CheW encodes MDTSEYVIFSLNDQEFGIDIRNVKTIERPSKITRVPKAPDYIKGVINLRGEIIPIAETRRLLNFLPKDIDSSTRIIITEIGEFSMGLIADRAYEVERISIANIDISQKFFDNNNPYIKGVANIDGRLIIILDLEKMFSIQ; translated from the coding sequence ATGGACACAAGTGAATATGTTATTTTTTCATTAAATGATCAGGAATTTGGAATTGATATTAGGAACGTCAAGACAATTGAACGTCCGAGTAAAATTACACGTGTTCCCAAAGCACCGGATTATATAAAAGGAGTAATTAATTTAAGAGGTGAAATTATCCCTATAGCTGAAACAAGAAGACTATTGAATTTTTTACCGAAAGATATTGATAGCTCAACAAGAATTATAATTACTGAAATTGGAGAATTCTCTATGGGATTAATTGCAGATAGAGCTTATGAGGTGGAGCGGATATCTATTGCCAACATAGATATCTCTCAAAAATTCTTTGATAACAATAATCCTTATATCAAAGGCGTTGCAAATATAGATGGAAGATTGATAATAATATTGGATCTGGAAAAAATGTTCTCGATTCAATAA